The following DNA comes from Peribacillus sp. FSL E2-0218.
TTCAATCACCACTTTAAACGGTTTTTTGACGCGAGAGGAATTTATCGAGACGTATGCAAGCAGAAGCGGCAGGGATGTATCCAATATCGATTTTTATGTTACCTTTGGTTATTTTAAATTGGCCGTCATCCTTCAGCAAATCTATTCCAGGTATAAAAAAGGGCAGACGAATGATCCCCGCTTTTCCCAACTTGGAAAAACGGTAAAAAGCTTGGTTACCCATGCAGCCAATGTTGCAGCGAAGGAAGTTTAAAGGCATGGGGCATGTACAAAACATTCATTTACTTTTAAAAAAAGAAGAGATCCGGAGGGATAAGCTTTCCGAAGGAGAGAAAGTGGCGGTCGTCCTCGATGTGCTGTTAGCGACCACCACGATCATTTCGGCGCTTCATAGCGGAGCTCGCCGGGTGATACCTGTCATGGACCCTACTGAGGGCTTGTTAATCAGCAAGGAGGAGGAACAGGGTGAGTATGTATTGGCAGGAGAGCTTAATGCGGCGCCTGTTGATGATTTGATCTATCCAAGTCCGACGCTGTTGAAGAAGATGGTACGCGATAAGACGCTCATCCTGTCCACAACCAACGGAACGGTTGCTTTGAGAAATTCTGCCGCTGCCAAAAAGGTGTATATCGCTTCTTTGTTGAATAACCCGTCTGTTGCAGAAAAAATAAAACGACAGCATCAGTCCGAAACGATCATCATCGTGTGTTCCGGAAACTCAGGTGAATTCAGCCTGGAGGATTTTTACGGGGCAGGACATTTGATCGATTGCCTGATGCTTGGCTCACGGGAGAGATTCATCCTCAATGATGCCGCAAAGGCTGCAAACGCGCTCTATCGCACGAATATCGAAAATGCTTTCGATATCCTGCAATCATCATATGTCGGACAGCTGTTCGACAGGCACAGCTTGATCGACGATTTGAAATTGGCTGCGAATAAAGGCTCGATCGATCTTGTTCCCGAAATGGTGGATGGAAGAATCGAAGCTGAATCAAGCAGGCTCGAAATGCAGCATCAAAATCCGGATAAGAGGTGAAAGGGATGAAATTCTCACAGTCAATAGCGGTGGTGACAGGAGCAGGTTCCGGAATTGGGAAAGCTACTGCCCAGCGCTTATCGGATGAAGGGGCAAGCGTATTGCTGGTCGGGCGGACCAAAGCGAAGCTGAAGGAGGCGGCAGCTGAAATAAATGCCAGGCATACCAGGCCGGTCGCCGATATTTTCCCGGCAGATGTGACGGACGAGGAAGATGTCATGGAGCTTGCGATGTATGTGAAGGAACATTATCGCGATCTTCACATTTTAATCAATAATGCGGGCGGTTCAAGGTCCTCGAAGCTTTTGGACACCTCAGAGGATGATTGGGACATGGTTCAGGATGTCAACTTGAAAAGTGTATTCCTTGTGTCCAAGCATTTGGGGAAATTGATGGTGGAAGGAGCGAGCGGAGAAGTGGGAGACCGTGTAAATCGGGCAATCGTGAATGTCGCTTCCTTATCGGGACATCAGGCGGGAGCAGTCATTCCCCACTACAGCTCAGCTAAAGCAGGGGTCATCAGCTTAACGAAATCTCTGGCATTGGAACTGGCCCCTGCGGGTATCCGGGTCAATTCCGTTTCGCCAGGATTCATAGAAACACCATTAACGGAGGATGGACTGCAAAATGAAAAATTCGTGAAGTCCATCCAGCGGAACACGGTATTGGAACGGGTGGGGAAGGCTCAGGAAATTAGCAACGTCATCGCGTTTGCTGCATCAAGTGAGGCCTCCTATATGACGGGGACCGACATTCTTGTCGACGGCGGCTGGCTAATCAAATAATAAGGAGATGGGAAAATGATAAAAGACCATTTATTGACAGAGGTAACAGGCAATGTATTGATATTGACTTTGAATCGACCTGAAAGTTTGAATGCCTTCAGTCCGGAGATGATTTCCACCCTGACGAAGGAAATCAAGGAGATCAAAGAAAAGCCCCATATAAGGGCAGTCGTCATCAAAGGGTCGGGACGGTCTTTTACCGCTGGCGGCGACGTGAAATCGATGGGGAAGGCCTCTGCCGGCCAATTATATGACCATGTCGGGAGGATGAATGATTGTATATTGGCTCTTGATGCTGCCGAGGTTCCCGTAATTGCTGCCGTCCATGGGTTCGCGGCAGGAGCCGGCTTTAATTTGGCCCTTGCCTGTGATTTGATCATTGCCTCCGAAGACAGTCAATTTGCCATGAGTTTTTCCCAGGTTGGCTTGATTTCGGATGGAGGGGGTTCGTACTTTTTACCGAAGCTGGTAGGACCACATCTTGCAAAGCAGCTCTTCTTCTCGGCTGAACCGATTTCAGCTGAGCGTTTATATCAGTTAGGCATCATAAATTATCTATGTCCACTCGATCAACTTGAGGAAGAAACATTCACGCTTGCGAAAAAGCTGGCCAATGGACCGACAAAAGCCTATGGAATGATGAAAAAGCTCGTTAGCCATTCGTTTACGGCGACGCTTGATGAAATGCTCGAGCAAGAGCGAATTACCCAAACGTTGATGGCATCAACGGAAGATCACTTGGAGGGAGTCACTGCTTTCAAGGAGAAAAGAAAACCGGAATTCACAGGAAATTGAGGGGGGACCATGATGAGAGCGATACAATTTAAAGAATATGGCGGGCCGGATGTATTAAAAATGACAGATACGGAAAGACCGGTCCCAACTGGCCATGAGGTGTTGATTGAAATCGATTGTGTCGGCGTCAATTATGCAGATACAGCCAGAAGGGAAGGGCAATATGTTGTGCCAACGCCGCTGCCGTTCATCCCGGGTGCGGAAGTGGCTGGAGTTGTGGTCGAGGTTGGCGGGAAAGTGACCAAAATCAAACCAGGTACAAGGGTGGTGAGCCTAATTGAATCGGGGGGGTATTCCGAAAATGCCTTGTCCGACGAGTACTCTGTCATTCCGATCCCAGACGCCATTTCCTTTCATGAAGCTGCAGCATTGCCCCTTCAAGGGCTGAGTGCTTATCATATTTTAAAGACGATGGGACGATTGCAGCAAGGAGAAACGGTCTTGGTACA
Coding sequences within:
- a CDS encoding 2-phosphosulfolactate phosphatase encodes the protein MGHVQNIHLLLKKEEIRRDKLSEGEKVAVVLDVLLATTTIISALHSGARRVIPVMDPTEGLLISKEEEQGEYVLAGELNAAPVDDLIYPSPTLLKKMVRDKTLILSTTNGTVALRNSAAAKKVYIASLLNNPSVAEKIKRQHQSETIIIVCSGNSGEFSLEDFYGAGHLIDCLMLGSRERFILNDAAKAANALYRTNIENAFDILQSSYVGQLFDRHSLIDDLKLAANKGSIDLVPEMVDGRIEAESSRLEMQHQNPDKR
- a CDS encoding SDR family oxidoreductase, with the protein product MKFSQSIAVVTGAGSGIGKATAQRLSDEGASVLLVGRTKAKLKEAAAEINARHTRPVADIFPADVTDEEDVMELAMYVKEHYRDLHILINNAGGSRSSKLLDTSEDDWDMVQDVNLKSVFLVSKHLGKLMVEGASGEVGDRVNRAIVNVASLSGHQAGAVIPHYSSAKAGVISLTKSLALELAPAGIRVNSVSPGFIETPLTEDGLQNEKFVKSIQRNTVLERVGKAQEISNVIAFAASSEASYMTGTDILVDGGWLIK
- a CDS encoding enoyl-CoA hydratase, coding for MIKDHLLTEVTGNVLILTLNRPESLNAFSPEMISTLTKEIKEIKEKPHIRAVVIKGSGRSFTAGGDVKSMGKASAGQLYDHVGRMNDCILALDAAEVPVIAAVHGFAAGAGFNLALACDLIIASEDSQFAMSFSQVGLISDGGGSYFLPKLVGPHLAKQLFFSAEPISAERLYQLGIINYLCPLDQLEEETFTLAKKLANGPTKAYGMMKKLVSHSFTATLDEMLEQERITQTLMASTEDHLEGVTAFKEKRKPEFTGN